From Cryptococcus neoformans var. neoformans B-3501A chromosome 6, whole genome shotgun sequence, the proteins below share one genomic window:
- a CDS encoding hypothetical protein (Match to ESTs gb|CF193887.1|CF193887, gb|CF192677.1|CF192677, gb|CF192374.1|CF192374) → MSVVRFMATRVPRVPFSRASRPLSTSALSQKSLTDSVKETAENLNKKVGQTLASGIDSTEKATQSAKNTIDTKTPSEGEAKSAADNLGSKAAETAESARQGANRTLGKAAGAARDAKDEVKKNI, encoded by the exons ATGTCCGTCGTCCGATTTATGGCCACGCGCGTTCCACGCGTTCCATTTTCAAGAGCTAGCCGACCGCTCAGCACCTCTGCTCTTAGTCAGAAGTCCCTTACTGATAGTGTGAAGGAGACCGCAGAGAAC CTCAACAAGAAGGTTGGCCAGACACTCGCGAGCGGTATTGACTCCACCGAAAAGGCCACCCAGAGTGCAAAGAACACCATCG ACACAAAGACTCCGTCTGAAGGCGAAGCCAAATCCGCTGCTGACAACCTTGGGTCCAAGGCAGCTGAGACGGCTGAGTCTGCCCGTCAGGGCGCTAACCGCACACTCGGGAAGGCTGCAGGCGCCGCGAGGGATGCCAAAGAcgaagtgaagaagaacatTTAA